The sequence below is a genomic window from Sorangiineae bacterium MSr12523.
GAGGGAACGTTTTGGTCGGACCACCCGTATTCGATTTTGGATGCCGATTGGGTCGGTAAAGACGAGCGGGAGGGCGCGGAGGTCTTCCTGAAGTACCTCAAGGACCGCCCGCAGCAGGAACGCGCACTTGCCTTGGGGTTTCGCCCGGGTGATGCCGCGGTGGCCATGGCCAGCCCCATCGATGCGGCGCACGGCGTCGATCCCAAGCAGCCGCAAAACCTCCTCGAGGTGCCCGACGCCAGCACCTTGGAAAAGCTTCTCGGCGTGTGGCGCGAGACCAAAAAGGCCACCGACGTCGTGTTGGTCTTCGACAAATCCGGCTCCATGAAGGGCAAACCGCTGGACGAGGCCAAACGCGGCGCCAAAGGCTTCCTCGACGTGCTCTCCGAGCGCGACGAGGTCACCTTGGTCTTTTTCGATAGCCACATCTACCCGGCCATCGGACCGACGAAGATCGCCGGCGGCGGCCGCGAGAAGCTCGCACAACGCGTCGATGGCGTCATGGCCGACGGCGGCACGTCGCTCTACGACGCGGTGGACATGGCCTATGCGGAGATCACCAAACGCGCTGCCGGCGAGCGGGGAAAAATCCACGCCATCGTGGTGATGACCGACGGCAAGGATGAAGGGAGCAAGATGTCGCTCGCCGCGCTGAAAGAGCGATTTCCCAATGAGGCAGATGCGCCCATCAAAGTCTTTACCATCGCCTACGGCGAGGGCGCGAGCTCCGAGGCGCTGGAGCAGATCGCCGAGTCGGCCAAAGGCTCGGCCGTCCGCGGCAGCGTCGAAACCATCAATCGCGTTTATGCCGATATGGCAGCCTTCTTCTAAATGGCCGAACCCGAGAAAACGAGCAGCATGAAGGCGGCGGCCAAGGCTGCGACATCGGCCTTGAGTTTGGCCGTCGCGGGCACGGCCACCGTGGGCGCCGTGGCGCTGCACTCGTGGTCGGTGATGGCCCTGGGCGGCGTGGCCTACGCCACACTCGTCGCCTGGGATCTCGTGAGCGGCAACGACAAGAAGAAGAAGCAAGCACCTCTGCGCGATCCGGCGACGCGCTCGGCGATGCAAACGCTGTCCACCTCGCGCCTGCAGCTCGATCGGGTGCTCCAGGAAACGCCGGAGGACGTCAAAGCCAATCTCGCCTTGGTGCTCCTCTCGGTCGACGAACTCGAGACGCGCGCCACGCAGTTGGCGACGCGAGCCGAGGCCATTGCGGGCTACCTGCTCACCACCGATGTGCGCGTCGTCGAACAAGGTGTGCGCGAGCTCGAGCAGCGCGTGCGCGAGACCCGCGATCCCGAAGCGCGCGCCCACTACGAATCGGCGAAAAAGGCGCGGGAGGAGCACCTCGCCACCTTGGTCGAGCTCACCCACGCGAAGGAACGCATCTTCGCCAGCCTGGTGACGATTTGCGCGACCATGGATGCCATGCCCGCAAAGGTCGTACGCATGCGCGCGCTCGACTCGGAGGCAATGGACGCCATGACGGGCAACCTGAAGGACGAACTGTCGCGCATGAACGACGATATGCAATCGCTGGAAGAAACATTGAAGTCTCTGTCGGAGGTCATCGCTTGAAAGCCAAATTGGCCATCGTTGCCGTCTTCATCGTGGCCCTCGCCGTCGTGGTGTTCTTCTCCTTCAAAGAGAAAGAAAACCCGACCAAGGATCCGTCCACGCCTCCGGTCAGCGGCGTTGCCTCGCTCTCCGCATCGGGAAAGCCCCGTGAGGGGGCGGTGGAGATCTCCATGCTGTACGGCACGGAGAAGAAAGACTGGATCGAAGATGCCGCGGCCAGCTTCGCCCAGCAGCACCCCGAAATCCGCGTCAAGCTGATTGGCAAAGGCTCCATCGACGCCGAGCAGGCCATTCTGGACGGGAAGGAAAAGCCCACCATCTTCAGCCCGGCCGATTCGATGATTCTGAATCTGCTCGATTCGGATTGGCAGACGAAAACCAAGACGAACATCCTCGCGGGGGGCCAAGGTGAAGATGCACCGCAGACGCTGGTCATTACGCCGCTGGTCTTCGTCGCCTGGGAAGATCGGGCGGCGGCGCTGCTCAAGTCGTCGGGTACCACCATTGCGTGGCACACCATCCGCAAGGCGGTGAGCTCGCCGCAGGGATGGCCCGCCGTCGGCGGAAAGGCCGATTGGGGCTTCGTCAAATTAGGGCATACGGATCCGACGCTCTCCAATTCGGGGATGCAGGCGCTCTACCTGATGGCGCTCGAATTTTACGGAAAGACCGGCGGCCTCGAGGTGGGCGACCTACTCAAACCGAATTACCAGGCCTTTCTCAAGGACATCGAAAAAGGGGTGCAGAAGTTCGAGTCGTCCACGGGCACGTTCATGACCGACATGGTTCGATTCGGCCCTTCGAAATACGATATCAGCGTGGTGTACGAGAACCTGGCCATCGCACAAATCGAGAATGCGCAGGGCCGCTGGGGCAATCTCAAAGTGTATTATCCGGCGGTGACCCTTTGGAGCGATCACCCCGTCGCGCTGCTGCAGGGCGATTGGATCACCCCCGAGCAAAAGCAGGCCGCGCGGACGTGGATTGCCCACTTGCGCAGCCGCCCCGTGCAGGAGAAGGCACTGGCCTACGGGTTCCGCCCGGCGGATCCGGCCATCCCCATCAAGACGGGGGATGCGCAGAATCCGTTCACGAAGCTGGCCGCCTTCGGCATCCGCGTGGATATCCCGCCGGTGGCGCGCGCGCCCGAAGGGGCCGTGGTGCGCAACATGCTCACGCTGTGGAGCCGGACGATCGCGCCTGCAAGATGAACGAGAGGACGAACGAGCAACAGGCGATCGCGCCCACGCCGACGCTGCCAAACTGAGGAAACGTCCACGCGGTGAAGAACGTGGTGGCGACGACGCCGAGCTGCATGGCGCTCGCACTGGTCGAGAGAACCGTGGCCCGGCGCTCGCCGCCGAGATCGGCCAGGAGGGCTTGAAGCGCGGGGCCTCCAAAGCCCGCGAAGACGGCCCAGAGCCAGAAACCGCCGAGGGCCACCACGAACGGCGACGACGCGAGCAGCGTGAGCCCGCCGATGCCGAACAGGGTGCCCACGATGCCCAGAAGCACGGCGCGTTTGGTGCTGCCGGTCCACGAAACCGCGGGCGCGACGAGAAGGTTGCCGGCGATGGTCAACACGCCAAAGCTGGCGAGCCACATCCCCGTTTCGGACAGACTGAGCGCGTAGCGCGTGCGAAAAATCTCGCCCGAGATGGCCATCACGCCGATGGTCACACCGATCCACAGCCCTTGCGACGCAATGCCCGCCGGCACGCCAGGAAGCGCAAAGGCACGGGCCACGCCCGCGACGACGGACTCCGCCTCGCCCTGCACCGTGGTGCGCTTGGCCGGGATCGCAAATGCCGCCGACACCCACGCGCCAATGCCGCAAGTGGCGAGCACGATGAAGGCCCAACGCCAGCCGAATTGCTCGGTGATCCATCCGCCGAGCGCGGGGCTGGCGATGAAGCCGATGGTGAGCCCCATCATGGTGTGCCCCATCGCCGCGGGCCGCCGCTCCTGCGGAATCAAATCGCCCACCAAGGCGAATGCATTCGGACCGAGGGCCGCCGCCGCACCGCCACAAATGAACCGCGCAACGAGCGCCACGGGGAAATTGGGCGCGGCGGCCACGCCGTACGTCGCGATGGTGAAGACGGCGAGCGACGGAAGAACGACGCGCCGCCGTCCCCATCGATCGGACAGCGCACCGAACAGCGGACCCAGCACGGCACAGGGCAACGCGTACGCCGTCACCAGCAGCGCAACACGCGCCGGCTCGACGTGAAAGCTCTCGCCCATGGGCGACAGAATGGATGAGAGAACGTATTCGTCGGCGCCGATCAGAAACATGATCAACGCCAGGGGGAAGACAATCTTGAAGTAGGTCATCGAAACGTGAAACGGGACGGAGGCAGGGTCTGCCACGTCATGGGGCCGATGTCACGCGCCGACT
It includes:
- a CDS encoding substrate-binding domain-containing protein, encoding MKAKLAIVAVFIVALAVVVFFSFKEKENPTKDPSTPPVSGVASLSASGKPREGAVEISMLYGTEKKDWIEDAAASFAQQHPEIRVKLIGKGSIDAEQAILDGKEKPTIFSPADSMILNLLDSDWQTKTKTNILAGGQGEDAPQTLVITPLVFVAWEDRAAALLKSSGTTIAWHTIRKAVSSPQGWPAVGGKADWGFVKLGHTDPTLSNSGMQALYLMALEFYGKTGGLEVGDLLKPNYQAFLKDIEKGVQKFESSTGTFMTDMVRFGPSKYDISVVYENLAIAQIENAQGRWGNLKVYYPAVTLWSDHPVALLQGDWITPEQKQAARTWIAHLRSRPVQEKALAYGFRPADPAIPIKTGDAQNPFTKLAAFGIRVDIPPVARAPEGAVVRNMLTLWSRTIAPAR
- a CDS encoding MFS transporter gives rise to the protein MADPASVPFHVSMTYFKIVFPLALIMFLIGADEYVLSSILSPMGESFHVEPARVALLVTAYALPCAVLGPLFGALSDRWGRRRVVLPSLAVFTIATYGVAAAPNFPVALVARFICGGAAAALGPNAFALVGDLIPQERRPAAMGHTMMGLTIGFIASPALGGWITEQFGWRWAFIVLATCGIGAWVSAAFAIPAKRTTVQGEAESVVAGVARAFALPGVPAGIASQGLWIGVTIGVMAISGEIFRTRYALSLSETGMWLASFGVLTIAGNLLVAPAVSWTGSTKRAVLLGIVGTLFGIGGLTLLASSPFVVALGGFWLWAVFAGFGGPALQALLADLGGERRATVLSTSASAMQLGVVATTFFTAWTFPQFGSVGVGAIACCSFVLSFILQARSSGSTA